One Thiocapsa sp. genomic window carries:
- the rlmH gene encoding 23S rRNA (pseudouridine(1915)-N(3))-methyltransferase RlmH — protein sequence MRVRLIAVGRRMPAWVESGYAEYAKRLPSECALSLAEIEPGQRGKGSGAERARAEEGTRMLKAIPKGARVVVLDGAGESWSTEVLAEQLRTWLAGGRDLALLVGGPDGLAEPCLARADQRWSLSRLTFPHPLVRVIVAEQLYRAWTLVQGHPYHRGGGE from the coding sequence ATGCGCGTCCGTCTGATCGCGGTCGGACGGCGAATGCCCGCCTGGGTGGAGTCCGGTTACGCGGAATATGCCAAGCGTCTCCCCTCCGAGTGTGCGTTGTCGTTGGCCGAGATCGAGCCGGGCCAGCGCGGCAAGGGCAGCGGCGCGGAGCGAGCCCGCGCGGAGGAAGGCACCCGCATGTTGAAGGCGATTCCGAAAGGCGCGCGGGTCGTGGTGCTCGACGGGGCCGGCGAGTCCTGGAGCACCGAGGTCCTGGCCGAACAGTTGCGGACCTGGCTGGCCGGCGGTCGCGATCTGGCCTTGCTGGTCGGCGGTCCGGATGGCCTAGCCGAGCCCTGCCTGGCGCGGGCCGATCAGCGATGGTCCCTGTCCCGGCTGACCTTTCCGCACCCGCTGGTGCGGGTGATCGTCGCCGAGCAGCTCTACCGCGCCTGGACGCTGGTGCAGGGGCATCCTTACCATCGCGGCGGCGGCGAGTGA
- a CDS encoding homocysteine S-methyltransferase family protein, with protein MPDSRTRLTDLANRRILILDGAMGTMIQRCQLEEADYRGKQFKDWPSDLKGNNDLLSLTKPEIIRAIHDEYLEAGADILETNTFNGNRLSQADYGLQDYTAEIVTAAARLAREAADAWTAKTPDKPRFVAGVLGPTSKTASISPDVNDPGARNTHFDELVEVYAETTRALIAADVDIILIETIFDTLNAKAAAFAVDQVFEEDGIVLPVMISGTITDASGRTLSGQTVEAFYNSLRHVKPFAIGLNCALGPDLLRPHVEDMARVAESYTTFHPNAGLPNEMGGYDMTPDQMAEQIQEWAQSGFLNIIGGCCGSTPDHIRAIAQAVDGKTPRRPVEGTHRMRLSGLEAFNA; from the coding sequence ATGCCAGACTCACGTACCCGACTCACCGACCTCGCGAACCGCCGCATCCTCATCCTCGACGGTGCCATGGGGACCATGATCCAACGCTGTCAACTCGAAGAGGCCGACTATCGCGGCAAGCAGTTCAAAGATTGGCCCTCGGACCTCAAGGGCAACAACGATCTGCTGTCGCTGACCAAGCCCGAGATCATCCGCGCCATCCACGACGAGTATCTCGAGGCCGGCGCCGACATCTTGGAGACCAACACCTTCAACGGCAATCGTCTCTCCCAGGCCGACTACGGTCTGCAGGACTATACCGCAGAGATCGTCACCGCCGCGGCCCGGCTCGCCCGCGAGGCCGCCGACGCCTGGACCGCCAAGACCCCGGACAAGCCGAGATTCGTCGCGGGCGTCCTCGGCCCGACCAGCAAGACCGCCAGCATCTCGCCGGACGTCAACGACCCGGGCGCACGCAACACACACTTCGACGAGCTGGTCGAGGTCTATGCCGAGACGACCCGAGCACTCATCGCCGCGGATGTCGACATCATCCTGATCGAGACCATCTTCGACACGCTCAACGCCAAGGCCGCCGCGTTCGCGGTCGATCAAGTCTTCGAGGAAGACGGCATCGTCCTGCCGGTGATGATCTCGGGCACCATTACGGACGCCTCCGGGCGCACCCTCTCCGGCCAGACGGTCGAGGCTTTCTACAACAGCCTCCGCCACGTCAAGCCCTTCGCCATCGGGCTCAACTGCGCCTTGGGCCCGGATCTGCTCAGACCGCATGTCGAGGATATGGCGCGCGTTGCCGAGTCCTACACCACCTTTCATCCGAACGCCGGACTGCCCAACGAGATGGGTGGCTACGACATGACGCCGGATCAGATGGCCGAGCAGATCCAAGAGTGGGCGCAATCGGGGTTCCTCAACATCATCGGCGGCTGCTGCGGGAGCACGCCCGATCATATCCGCGCCATCGCGCAGGCGGTGGACGGGAAAACGCCGCGCCGCCCGGTCGAAGGGACTCACCGGATGCGTCTGTCCGGGCTCGAGGCATTCAACGCTTGA